Proteins encoded within one genomic window of Paramisgurnus dabryanus chromosome 11, PD_genome_1.1, whole genome shotgun sequence:
- the npy8br gene encoding neuropeptide Y receptor Y8b, whose product MHSAHLYNSTKGLWDEDDCPPSLSSTTFLIVAYSAMLAVGLVGNTCLVLVITRQKEMRNVTNIFIVNLSCSDILVCLVCLPVTIIYTLMDRWILGETLCKVTPFVQCTSVTVSILSMVLIALERHQLIIHPTGWKPVVRHSYLAVALIWIVASFISLPFLSFQILTISPLHNLSLPFNPFSNQFICIEEWPSGGYRLVYTTSLLLFQYCLPLALILVCYFRIFLRLSRRKDIVERTRGERQKKAKGSKRINAMLASIVAAFTLCWLPLNVFNTVFDWNHEAMPTCQHDTIFSACHLTAMASTCVNPVIYGFLNNNFQKELKSLLYRCRCCGSPESYESFPLSTVSTGATKGSILSNGSVCNTYQPHKKNSFESKEIV is encoded by the coding sequence ATGCATAGCGCTCATCTTTACAACAGCACCAAGGGACTTTGGGACGAGGATGATTGTCCGCCATCCCTCAGCAGCACCACTTTTCTCATTGTAGCCTACAGCGCAATGCTAGCGGTGGGCTTGGTGGGTAACACTTGTTTGGTTTTGGTTATCACACGACAAAAAGAGATGCGTAACGTGACCAACATCTTCATCGTGAACCTCTCGTGCTCTGATATCCTGGTTTGCCTCGTGTGTTTACCGGTCACCATTATCTACACACTTATGGATCGGTGGATTCTGGGCGAAACTTTGTGCAAGGTGACACCATTCGTCCAGTGTACGTCCGTGACGGTTTCGATCCTCTCGATGGTTCTCATCGCCCTGGAgagacatcaactcatcatccacCCGACCGGATGGAAACCAGTCGTCAGACACTCTTACCTGGCCGTAGCGCTTATCTGGATTGTGGCGAGTTTTATCTCCCTTCCTTTTCTTTCGTTTCAAATCCTCACGATATCTCCCCTGCACAACCTCAGCCTACCGTTCAACCCCTTCAGCAATCAATTCATTTGTATCGAGGAATGGCCGTCCGGAGGTTATCGGCTAGTTTATACCACCTCGCTACTGCTGTTCCAATACTGCCTACCGTTGGCACTCATCCTAGTCTGTTACTTCCGAATATTCCTGCGCCTGAGTCGGCGCAAGGACATTGTGGAAAGGACACGAGGTGAACGGCAGAAAAAGGCCAAAGGTTCGAAGCGAATCAACGCCATGCTGGCCTCAATCGTAGCGGCGTTCACGCTGTGCTGGTTGCCGCTAAATGtctttaatacagtttttgaTTGGAACCACGAGGCAATGCCAACGTGCCAGCATGACACTATTTTCTCAGCTTGCCACCTCACTGCCATGGCGTCGACGTGCGTTAACCCTGTGATCTACGGATTCTTGAACAATAACTTTCAGAAGGAGCTGAAATCATTGCTTTACCGATGTCGCTGCTGCGGGTCGCCCGAGAGTTACGAAAGCTTTCCGCTGTCCACTGTCAGCACAGGCGCTACAAAGGGGTCTATCCTTAGCAATGGCTCCGTCTGTAACACCTATCAACCACACAAGAAAAACAGTTTCGAATCGAAAGAGATTGTTTAA